In a single window of the Pseudomonas sp. B21-015 genome:
- a CDS encoding phage portal protein, protein MFFSSVLGEGRGNLTEMGGGFWRGILGGGRNSSGVRVTPESALGLPILQNCVTLLAETMGQLPCEMYRRLDKGQREAAINHPAYDVLRYQPNGFQTPYEYRECTQGAAGLRGNAYSFIDRRDDGNVAALWPLCNDKVQVLKGGDMLPYYRISGGEALPMRMIHHVRWFSTNHYVGLSPIEVHAESLGLAQAVRQYTGKSFANGVTVSGVIERPREAPAIKDQGSIDKIVDQWGQKFGGMDNAKKVALLQEGMTFKPVSMNNVDAEVLGILKTTGTDIARIYKIPLPMVNDLEKSNYNTLEQLMIQFVVFALLPWVKRHEQSMMRDFLLPADRREYFIEFNLSGLLRGDQKSRYEAYAIGRQWGWLSVNDIRRLENMPPVPGGDIYLQPLNMVDAGKGAPDLTNPSVRAQLELQHAEIERILAQ, encoded by the coding sequence ATGTTCTTTTCAAGCGTGCTCGGCGAGGGGCGCGGAAATCTGACAGAAATGGGCGGTGGTTTTTGGCGTGGCATTCTTGGTGGTGGTCGTAACAGCTCGGGCGTGAGGGTGACGCCCGAGTCGGCGCTGGGCCTGCCGATTCTACAAAACTGCGTCACGTTGCTGGCCGAGACCATGGGGCAATTGCCCTGTGAGATGTACCGGCGGCTGGACAAAGGCCAGCGTGAAGCGGCCATCAACCATCCGGCGTATGACGTCCTTCGGTACCAGCCGAACGGATTTCAGACGCCGTATGAATACAGGGAATGCACGCAAGGTGCTGCCGGCTTGCGGGGTAACGCTTACAGCTTCATTGATCGTCGGGATGACGGAAACGTCGCGGCGCTCTGGCCGTTGTGCAACGACAAGGTGCAGGTACTGAAGGGCGGCGACATGCTGCCGTATTACCGGATCAGCGGCGGCGAAGCACTGCCTATGCGCATGATTCACCACGTGCGGTGGTTCAGCACCAACCATTACGTGGGGCTGTCGCCGATTGAGGTGCATGCCGAATCGTTGGGTTTGGCTCAGGCTGTGCGGCAATACACGGGCAAAAGCTTCGCCAACGGTGTGACGGTATCAGGTGTGATTGAGCGCCCACGTGAAGCCCCGGCGATCAAGGATCAAGGCAGCATCGACAAGATCGTCGATCAGTGGGGTCAGAAGTTTGGCGGCATGGACAACGCCAAGAAGGTTGCGCTGTTGCAGGAGGGCATGACCTTCAAGCCCGTTTCCATGAACAACGTGGATGCTGAGGTGTTGGGCATTCTGAAAACCACCGGCACCGATATCGCCCGGATTTACAAAATCCCGCTACCCATGGTCAACGACCTGGAGAAGTCCAACTACAACACCCTTGAGCAGCTGATGATTCAGTTCGTGGTGTTCGCCCTGTTGCCTTGGGTAAAGCGTCACGAACAGTCGATGATGCGCGACTTCCTGTTGCCCGCTGACCGGCGCGAGTACTTCATCGAGTTCAACTTGTCCGGCCTGTTGCGCGGTGATCAGAAGAGTCGTTATGAGGCCTACGCCATCGGCCGCCAGTGGGGCTGGCTCAGCGTCAACGACATCCGCCGGCTGGAGAACATGCCTCCGGTACCAGGCGGTGACATCTACCTGCAACCATTGAACATGGTGGACGCAGGCAAGGGCGCCCCTGACTTGACCAACCCCAGCGTGCGAGCGCAGCTCGAGCTGCAGCACGCTGAAATAGAGAGGATTCTGGCGCAATGA
- a CDS encoding PGPGW domain-containing protein yields the protein MKLVILSWLAGLLGFGLLVCGVAMISTPAACIVAGLGLMAWSFLADRASAALKSKSKPQGG from the coding sequence ATGAAATTGGTCATCCTTTCATGGCTGGCCGGTCTGCTGGGCTTCGGCCTGCTGGTGTGCGGCGTGGCAATGATCAGCACGCCAGCTGCCTGCATCGTCGCAGGCCTGGGCTTGATGGCCTGGTCATTCCTTGCCGATCGCGCATCCGCCGCACTGAAATCCAAATCCAAACCCCAAGGAGGTTGA